The following proteins are co-located in the Bombina bombina isolate aBomBom1 unplaced genomic scaffold, aBomBom1.pri scaffold_645, whole genome shotgun sequence genome:
- the LOC128643895 gene encoding protein ELFN1-like → MAGHRGSMMPALCLWVVFLLTLFYTGKVQADCWLIEGDKGFVWLAICSQNQPPYESIPQHINSTIVDLRLNENKIKSVHYSSLSRFGNLTYLNLTKNEVSYIEDGAFAGQFNLQVLQLGYNRLRNLTEGILRGLGKLEYLYLQANLIETVTPNAFWECPNIMNIDLSMNRLQRLDSNTFVGLSKLTVCELYSNPFYCSCELLGFLRWLDIFTNMTRTFDRMQCDSPPDYSGYYLLGQGRSNYRNALGMLSSLCTDGSYTMSPHLMSPRYQVTTGPPEGPCPEDDCFSGDGTTPLINLNTPPANSKVSLKVNLNTETHRDAVLVADIPYPYSKMYILVQYNNSFYTDIQNLKTEKEFIKLDGLKANTHYTYCVASIRNSLRFNHTCIDFYTRSHAKPEPVPTPSTATHYIMTILGCLFGMVIILGIVYYCLRKRRQKEEKHKKAGSSMKKTIIELKYGPEMETPSITQLSQGQMMGPETISRIPYLPSVGEVEQYKLIESSETPKATKGNYMEVRTGEQSERRDCELSMQSDTQSSVAEISTIAKEVDKVNQIINNCIDALKSESTSFQGGKSGAVSTAEPQLVLISEQIPSKHGFLSPVYKESYTHPLQRHHSMEAPPKRSSTSSSGSIRSPRSFRSEGSTHKSEAKYIEKTSPTADTILTVTPAAAILRAEAEKIRQYTEHRHSYPGSHQAEQQQQQQPPPQHENLGGRKTSILEPLTRPRPRELAYSQLSPHYHNLSYSSSPEYTCKPSHSIWERFKLHRKRHKEEEYMAAGHALRKKVQFAKDEDLHDILDYWKGVSAQHKS, encoded by the coding sequence ATGGCAGGTCACAGAGGAAGCATGATGCCAGCACTGTGTTTATGGGTGGTTTTTCTGCTTACTCTCTTTTACACAGGAAAGGTACAGGCAGACTGCTGGTTGATTGAAGGTGACAAAGGTTTTGTTTGGCTGGCAATCTGCAGCCAGAATCAGCCACCTTATGAGTCTATACCACAGCACATTAATAGTACCATTGTGGACCTGAGACTGAATGagaacaaaataaagagtgtcCACTACTCATCTCTCAGCCGCTTTGGCAACCTGACGTACCTCAACCTCACAAAGAATGAGGTTTCCTACATAGAAGATGGAGCTTTTGCAGGTCAGTTCAATCTGCAGGTTCTTCAGCTTGGTTACAACAGACTGAGAAATCTTACAGAGGGAATTCTAAGGGGATTAGGCAAGTTGGAGTATCTCTACCTCCAAGCAAACCTCATTGAAACTGTGACTCCTAATGCCTTTTGGGAGTGCCCAAACATAATGAACATTGACTTATCCATGAATCGTCTCCAGAGATTGGACAGTAATACCTTTGTTGGCCTCAGCAAACTGACTGTATGTGAGTTGTACAGTAACCCTTTTTATTGCTCCTGTGAGCTCTTGGGCTTCCTGAGGTGGTTGGACATATTCACAAACATGACACGAACCTTTGACCGCATGCAATGCGATTCTCCACCAGATTATTCTGGCTACTACTTGTTGGGCCAAGGTAGGTCCAACTATCGTAATGCTCTTGGTATGCTGTCTTCACTCTGCACAGATGGCTCGTATACAATGAGCCCACACTTAATGTCTCCAAGGTACCAAGTAACTACAGGTCCTCCTGAAGGCCCATGTCCTGAAGATGACTGTTTCTCTGGAGATGGTACTACACCATTGATTAATTTAAACACACCTCCAGCTAATTCCAAGGTTAGCCTGAAAGTCAAtttaaacacagaaacacacagagatGCAGTTCTGGTGGCAGACATACCCTACCCATACAGTAAGATGTACATCTTAGTCCAATACAATAACAGCTTCTATACAGACATTCAAAACCTGAAGACAGAAAAAGAGTTCATAAAGTTGGATGGTTTAAAAGCCAACACACATTACACTTACTGTGTGGCATCCATTCGCAACTCTCTTAGGTTCAACCACACTTGTATAGACTTCTACACACGCAGCCATGCAAAACCAGAACCTGTGCCTACGCCATCCACTGCCACCCATTATATTATGACTATCCTTGGTTGCCTGTTTGGTATGGTGATCATCTTGGGGATTGTGTATTATTGTCTACGCAAGAGACGTCAAAAAGAGGAGAAGCACAAAAAGGCAGGGAGTAGCATGAAAAAGACAATCATTGAGTTGAAGTATGGCCCAGAAATGGAGACACCTAGCATCACTCAGCTGTCACAGGGGCAAATGATGGGCCCAGAGACAATATCACGCATACCCTATTTGCCTTCAGTGGGGGAAGTTGAGCAGTACAAATTAATAGAAAGCAGTGAGACACCTAAAGCTACAAAAGGTAACTATATGGAGGTGCGGACTGGAGAGCAGTCTGAGAGAAGAGATTGTGAGTTGTCAATGCAATCAGACACACAAAGTTCTGTGGCAGAGATCTCCACAATTGCAAAAGAGGTAGACAAAGTCAATCAGATAATCAACAATTGCATAGATGCCTTGAAATCAGAGTCTACATCATTTCAGGGTGGGAAGTCTGGTGCAGTGTCTACAGCAGAGCCACAGCTGGTACTAATCTCAGAACAGATACCAAGCAAGCATGGTTTTCTCTCACCAGTATACAAGGAAAGCTACACCCACCCTTTACAAAGGCATcacagcatggaggctcctccgAAACGCTCTAGCACCTCCTCAAGTGGATCTATTCGTAGTCCCCGGTCTTTTCGCTCTGAAGGGTCGACTCATAAGTCTGAAGCTAAATACATTGAGAAGACTTCCCCTACTGCTGACACCATCCTCACTGTGACTCCAGCTGCTGCCATCTTAAGAGCAGAGGCAGAGAAAATCCGCCAGTATACAGAACACCGGCATTCCTATCCAGGTTCACACCAAGCTGAGCAGCAGCAACAGCAACAGCCACCTCCACAACATGAAAACCTTGGAGGACGCAAAACTTCCATACTGGAACCTTTAACTCGACCTCGGCCCAGAGAGCTGGCTTATTCCcaactctcacctcactaccataACCTGAGCTATTCCTCCAGCCCAGAATATACATGCAAACCCTCTCACAGCATCTGGGAGCGTTTCAAACTGCATCGCAAGCGCCACAAAGAAGAAGAGTACATGGCGGCCGGGCACGCCCTGCGCAAAAAGGTCCAGTTTGCCAAAGATGAGGATCTCCATGACATCCTAGACTACTGGAAGGGCGTCTCTGCCCAGCACAAGTCCTGA